In one Arachis duranensis cultivar V14167 chromosome 9, aradu.V14167.gnm2.J7QH, whole genome shotgun sequence genomic region, the following are encoded:
- the LOC107467280 gene encoding serine/threonine protein phosphatase 2A 57 kDa regulatory subunit B' beta isoform-like, whose product MGSLRNSKTLHDLFVQEKPLFPIIQHSPTSPMNEDLLSAISYCTFVFTFTDPLESPAQRDSKRIQLSRIISILKSSKKPLQQRILAPLIAMIQANLFRPLSPPANNPSCSSSSSSSSSSVCELAEDEDPVSIFSPVWSHLQIVYEILLRLVITIDYEALRVYMDQSFLLKLLSLFQSEDPRERESLKNVYHKIYTKFITDRSFMRKSMKDVLLNHVFEIERHPGIAELLEIWGTIINGFTVPLKEEHKLFLMRVLIPLHKTKGMQVYHRQLAYCVSQFVQKEPMLGAVVVRGILRYWPVTNTQKEILFIGELEDLVDNIDPDQYRKLALPFCTQITKCINSWNSQVAERALYVWNNEQFVKMATTGMVEVFPVIVEGMERNLKWHWSKNVRQLTESVKVMLEEMDPELYTKGLIDMQNKQAEAHQLDIRRKKRWEILELEAAKNKFLNPQRSICVSH is encoded by the exons ATGGGTAGCTTGAGAAACTCAAAGACACTCCATGACTTGTTTGTGCAAGAGAAGCCTCTCTTCCCCATTATTCAACACTCTCCAACTTCACCCATGAATGAAGATCTTCTCTCTGCTATCTCTTACTGCACCTTTGTCTTCACCTTCACTGACCCTCTTGAATCTCCAGCACAAAGAGATTCCAAGAGGATCCAACTTTCAAGGATCATTTCCATACTCAAATCTTCCAAGAAGCCATTGCAGCAAAGAATCTTGGCCCCATTGATCGCAATGATTCAAGCTAATCTCTTTAGGCCACTCTCTCCACCTGCCAACAAcccttcttgttcttcttcttcctcctcttcctcttcttccgtCTGTGAACTCGCCGAGGACGAAGATCCTGTCTCCATATTCTCACCAGTTTGGTCACATCTCCAAATAGTATACGAAATTCTGCTCAGGCTTGTCATCACCATAGACTATGAAGCCTTGAGAGTGTACATGGATCAGTCTTTCCTCCTCAAGCTCCTATCACTCTTCCAATCAGAAGATCCGAGGGAACGCGAGAGCTTGAAGAATGTTTACCACAAGATATACACAAAATTCATCACGGATCGTTCCTTCATGAGGAAGTCAATGAAAGATGTGTTGCTGAACCATGTTTTCGAGATAGAAAGGCATCCGGGGATTGCAGAGTTGCTTGAGATATGGGGAACCATCATAAATGGATTTACCGTGCCACTCAAGGAAGAGCACaagctgttcttgatgagagtTCTGATTCCCCTGCATAAGACAAAAGGGATGCAGGTCTACCATAGGCAACTCGCTTATTGCGTTTCGCAGTTTGTGCAGAAGGAGCCAATGCTTGGTGCAGTTGTTGTTAGAGGGATCCTCAGGTATTGGCCTGTAACCAACACTCAAAAAGAGATCTTGTTCATTGGGGAGTTGGAGGATCTTGTTGACAATATTGACCCTGATCAGTATAGGAAGTTGGCCTTGCCATTCTGTACACAGATTACTAAATGCATTAACAGCTGGAATTCACAG GTGGCAGAGCGAGCGCTGTATGTATGGAACAACGAACAGTTTGTGAAGATGGCGACGACTGGGATGGTGGAAGTGTTTCCGGTGATAGTAGAAGGGATGGAGAGGAACCTCAAGTGGCACTGGAGCAAGAATGTAAGGCAATTAACAGAAAGTGTGAAGGTGATGCTGGAAGAGATGGACCCAGAACTTTATACAAAGGGTCTCATTGACATGCAAAATAAACAAGCAGAGGCACACCAACTTGATATCAGGAGAAAAAAGAGATGGGAGATCCTAGAATTGGAAGCTGCAAAGAACAAATTTCTCAATCCACAACGTTCTATATGTGTCTCTCACTAG
- the LOC107467485 gene encoding uncharacterized protein LOC107467485: MDANVDHYHVLGLPSGEEGAKLTEKDIIKAYRNKARELHPDKRPDDPNAHSNFQNLKASYEILKDDKARKLFDDLLRVKRDQQRRQEQRDGKRRKMVSDLEQRERDAFAPDPAAKAREEEERIARQLKEEIARIRAMLAKKGAPEAAASPAAKKTEAKSGGVALEHEKILKVSWEKTGEDYSASKLRELFSKFGEVEDVVIKGGKKKGSALVVMANKEGAVNATGSMIGHLANPLLVVPLKPITKADSSSAPKAVEVDRMNNLVGAGHQAFENSVLQKLQKAAEKQKG; encoded by the exons ATGGACGCAAACGTGGACCACTACCATGTGCTGGGGCTTCCATCGGGTGAAGAAGGCGCCAAACTCACCGAAAAGGACATCATAAAGGCTTACAGGAACAAGGCGCGTGAACTTCACCCTGACAAGAGACCCGACGACCCCAACGCCCACTCCAATTTCCAGAACCTCAAAGCTTCCTACGAGATTCTCAAGGACGATAAGGCTCGCAAGTTATTCGATGATCTCTTGCGCGTTAAGCGCGACCAGCAGCGCCGCCAGGAGCAGCGCGACGGTAAGCGCCGCAAGATGGTCTCCGATCTCGAGCAGAGGGAACGCGATGCCTTTGCTCCTGATCCTGCCGCGAAGGCCAGGGAAGAGGAGGAGAGGATTGCGAGGCAGCTCAAGGAAGAGATTGCGAGGATTAGGGCTATGCTTGCGAAGAAAGGGGCGCCGGAGGCTGCTGCTTCTCCGGCGGCTAAGAAGACGGAGGCGAAGAGTGGCGGTGTTGCGTTGGAACATGAGAAGATTCTGAAGGTTTCGTGGGAGAAAACGGGCGAGGATTATTCGGCGAGTAAGCTGAGGGAGTTGTTTAGCAAGTTTGGTGAAGTGGAAGATGTGGTCATCAAGGGTGGTAAGAAGAAGGGTTCTGCTCTTGTTGTCATGGCCAATAAAGAAGGAGCT GTTAATGCAACAGGAAGTATGATTGGTCACCTTGCTAATCCATTGCTGGTCGTACCGCTCAAACCCATAACCAAAGCAGATTCTTCAAGTGCACCAAAGGCCGTAGAAGTTGATAGAATGAATAATCTGGTTGGGGCTGGGCATCAAGCTTTCGAGAATTCTGTTCTTCAGAAACTGCAGAAG GCTGCGGAGAAACAAAAAGGATGA
- the LOC107467364 gene encoding transportin-1, translating into MAATATWQPQEQGFKEICGLLEQQISHSSSADKAQIWQHLQHYSQFPDFNNYLAFIFSRAEGTSVEVRQAAGLYLKNNLRSTYKSLLPAYQQYVKSELLPCLGASDRHIRSTAGTIISVVVQLGGVSGWPELLQALVTCLDSNDLSHMEGAMDALSKICEDIPQVLDAEVPGLAERPINIFLPRLFRFFQSPHASLRKLSLGSVNQYIMLMPTALYVSMDQYLQGLFILSNDPNSEVRKLVCAAFVQLIEVRPSFLEPHLRNVIEYMLQVNKDTDDEVALEACEFWSAYCDAQLPPENLREFLPRLIPILLSNMAYADDDESLVEAEEEGSQPDRDQDLKPRFHVSRFHGSDEIDDDDDDVVNTWNLRKCSAAALDILSNVFGDEILPTLMPIVQAKLSTAGDDAWKEREAAVLALGAIGEGCINGLYPHLAEIVAFLIPLLDDKFPLIRSISCWTLSRFSKFIVQGIGHPKGYDQFDSVLMGLLRRILDDNKRVQEAACSAFATLEEEAAEELAPRLEIILKHLMLAFGKYQRRNLRIVYDAIGTLAEAVGGELNQPVYLDILMPPLIEKWQQLSNSDKDLFPLLECFTSIAHALGTGFSQFAEPVFKRCINIIQTQQFAKADPVAAGVQYDKEFIVCSLDLLSGLAEGLGSGIESLVSQCSLRDLLLHCCVDDAPDVRQSAFALLGDLARVCPIHLHPRLSEFLEAAAKQLEISKVKEAISVANNACWAIGELAVKVRQEVSPIVLTVISCLVPILQHAEGLNKSLIENSAITLGRLAWVCPELVSPHMEHFMQPWCTALSMIRDDVEKEDAFRGLCAMVKANPSGALSSLVYMCTAIASWHEIRSEDLHNEVCQVLHGYKQMLRNGAWDQCMSALEPPIKEKLSKYQV; encoded by the exons ATGGCGGCGACTGCCACGTGGCAGCCACAGGAGCAAGGGTTCAAGGAGATCTGCGGCCTCCTCGAGCAGCAGATTTCGCATTCTTCTTCCGCTGACAAGGCTCAGATTTGGCAGCACCTTCAGCACTACTCTCAGTTCCCCGACTTCAACAATTACCTCGCCTTCATCTTCTCTCGTGCTGAG GGAACATCAGTGGAGGTTAGGCAAGCTGCGGGTCTTTATCTGAAGAATAACCTCAGAAGCACATATAAATCGTTGCTTCCTGCATACCAACAGTATGTGAAATCCGAGTTGCTGCCGTGTCTTGGGGCATCAGATAGGCACATAAGGTCCACTGCTGGAACTATTATTAGTGTTGTCGTTCAATTAGGTGGAGTTTCAGGCTGGCCTGAATTGTTGCAAGCCCTTGTAACTTGCTTGGACAGTAATGATTTGAGTCACATGGAAGGTGCAATGGATGCATTATCCAAG ATCTGTGAGGATATTCCCCAAGTACTTGATGCTGAAGTACCTGGGTTAGCAGAGCGCCCTATTAACATATTTCTCCCCAGATTATTTCGG tttttccAGTCACCTCATGCTTCATTAAGAAAGCTGTCATTGGGTTCTGTAAATCAGTACATTATGTTAATGCCTACT GCCTTGTACGTATCCATGGATCAATATCTCCAAGGTTTATTTATCCTTTCAAATGACCCTAATTCTGAAGTGCGGAAATTG GTTTGTGCAGCGTTTGTCCAGCTAATTGAAGTTCGTCCATCTTTCTTAGAG CCACATTTAAGGAATGTGATTGAGTACATGTTGCAAGTCAACAAGGACACAGATGATGAAGTTGCCCTCGAAGCCTGTGAATTCTG GTCTGCATATTGTGATGCTCAACTGCCACCTGAAAATTTACGAGAATTCTTGCCTCGTTTAATTCCG ATTTTGTTGTCAAACATGGCTTATGCAGATGACGACGAatctcttgttgaagctgag GAAGAAGGATCTCAACCAGATCGAGACCAG GATCTTAAACCGCGATTTCATGTATCAAGGTTTCATGGATCAGATGAAATCGATGATGAT GATGATGACGTTGTCAATACATGGAATCTACGGAAATGCAGTGCTGCCGCTCTAGATATTCTCTCAAATGTGTTTGGAGATGAGATCCTTCCAACTTTGATGCCTATTGTTCAG GCCAAGTTGTCAACTGCTGGTGATGATGCTTGGAAAGAAAGGGAAGCTGCTGTCTTGGCTCTTGGGGCGATAGGAGAGGGTTGCATCAATGGTCTTTATCCTCATTTGGCTGAG ATTGTGGCATTTCTAATCCCCCTTCTTGATGATAAGTTTCCTTTGATACGAAGTATTTCATGCTGGACACTCTCTCGGTTTAGCAAATTTATTGTTCAG GGTATTGGACACCCAAAAGGCTATGACCAATTTGATAGTGTTCTTATGGGTCTTCTTCGAAGAATTTTGGATGATAATAAGCGGGTGCAAGAGGCTGCTTGTTCAGCTTTTGCAACACTTGAAGAG GAGGCTGCAGAAGAGTTGGCACCACGATTAGAAATTATATTGAAGCACCTGATGCTAGCGTTTGGGAAATATCAG AGACGAAATCTCAGAATTGTATATGATGCCATTGGAACTCTAGCTGAAGCTGTTGGTGGGGAGCTGAATCAg CCTGTTTATCTTGACATTCTCATGCCACCATTAATAGAGAAATGGCAGCAACTTTCAAATTCAGACAAAGATCTCTTTCCTCTCTTGGAATGCTTTACATCTATAGCACAT GCATTGGGCACAGGATTCTCTCAGTTTGCTGAACCAGTATTTAAGAGGTGCATAAATATAATCCAGACCCAACAATTTGCAAAG GCTGATCCTGTTGCAGCTGGTGTTCAGTATGACAAGGAGTTCATTGTATGCTCTCTTGATCTGCTATCAGGACTAGCAGAGGGTCTTGGCAGCGGAATAGAGAGTCTG GTTTCACAATGTTCCTTGAGGGACCTACTTCTGCATTGCTGTGTGGATGACGCTCCTGATGTTCGACAAAGTGCCTTTGCATTACTTGGAGACCTTGCTCGA GTATGCCCAATTCATTTGCACCCTCGTTTGTCTGAGTTTCTTGAGGCTGCAGCCAAGCAGCTG GAAATTTCTAAGGTTAAAGAGGCTATTTCAGTAGCAAATAATGCATGCTGGGCTATTGGAGAACTTGCAGTTAAG GTTCGTCAGGAAGTTTCTCCCATTGTTTTAACTGTAATTTCATGCCTTGTCCCAATTCTTCAGCATGCAGAG GGACTCAACAAGTCACTCATAGAAAACAGCGCAATAACACTAGGGAGGCTTGCATGGGTCTGTCCAGAACTTGTATCTCCACATATGGAGCATTTCATGCAACCTTGGTGCACTGCTCTGTCGAT GATACGGGATGATGTTGAGAAAGAAGACGCTTTTAGAGGTCTATGTGCTATG GTCAAAGCTAATCCTTCTGGAGCTCTAAGTTCACTTGTGTATATGTGTACAGCCATAGCAAGTTGGCAT GAAATAAGGAGTGAAGATTTACACAATGAAGTCTGCCAGGTTTTGCATGGATATAAACAG ATGCTGCGTAACGGAGCATGGGACCAGTGTATGTCTGCTTTGGAGCCCCCGATAAAAGAAAAGCTTTCGAAATATCAAGTATAA